CACCGGCCGCGCCGACTGGGCGCGCGTGACCGGCCTCGACGAGGAGGGCAACGAGGTCAGCATTGAGGGCTACGGCTTCTTCGCCCGCTGCCTGCAGCACGAGGTGGGCCACCTCGACGGCTTCGTCTACGCCGACGTGCTCATGGGACGCTGGAAGCGCGCGGCGAAGAAGGCCGTCAAACGCAACGGCTGGACCGAGGCGGGGCTGACCTGGATGCCGGGCGTGGACCCGGATCCCTTCGGCCACGACGAGGACGAACCAGACACCCAGGACACCCAGGACAACTAATAACGCCGGAAAGGCAGGCTGAATGTCCTACATCTTCCGCTCCGACGAGGTTTCCCCCGGCGAGCGCGTGGTCGTGCGCCGGGTCATCGAAAACGCCCACACCGACGTCATCGGCCACGTGGTGTCGGTCGGCGACGACGAGCTGGTCATCCGCCCGCAGGAGGTCGGCGGCTACCCATCCTTCCTCCCGGAGGTGCGCATCCCGCGCGCGGAGATCCACATCGTGAAGAAGCTCTCGCCCAGGCGCGTGCGCAACTCCGAGATCCGCGACATCGAGATCGCCTACTCGGAGGCCTTCCCCGGCATCGAGCACGCGTGGGCCAGCGACGGGCAGTGGCTCTTGCGCGCGGGCGACGGCATCACGGAGCGCTCCAACTCCGCCGCGCCGCTGGGTCCCTCGGTGGTGTTCACGCCCGTGCCGGTCGACGAGATCACGGCGTTCTACGCCCGCCACAACCTGCCCGCGAAGGTGCTCATCCCGGAGCGGATCGGCAAGCAGGCCGAGCGGCTCGCGCTCGAGCGGGGCTGGGAGCTGGGCCCGGAAATCATCGTCATGACCCGCGACCTCACCGACCTACCTCAAGCCGACGAGGGCGCCGCCTTCCGCATCGACGCCCAGCCCGACCGCGACTGGCTCGACCTCTACCACTTCCGCGGCCAGCCGCTTCCCGAGCAGGCGCTCAACCTCCTGCGCGAGAAGATCAACGGCCACATGGGCTTTGGCCGCCTGCTCGCCCCCAGCGGCGAGACCATCGCGATCACCCGCGGCACCATCACCACGGCTGGCAGCACGCAGTACCTCGGCTACTCTGCCGTCGAGGTTGCTTCCGCTTATCGACACCAAGGCTTCGGAACCCAACTCGGCATCCATATGCTCGCCTGGGGCGCCCAAAGCGGTGCGACCAAGGCCTACCTGCAGGTCATCGCCTCGAACGCCGCGGGCATCGGGC
This is a stretch of genomic DNA from Corynebacterium vitaeruminis DSM 20294. It encodes these proteins:
- a CDS encoding N-acetylglutamate synthase, CG3035 family, yielding MSYIFRSDEVSPGERVVVRRVIENAHTDVIGHVVSVGDDELVIRPQEVGGYPSFLPEVRIPRAEIHIVKKLSPRRVRNSEIRDIEIAYSEAFPGIEHAWASDGQWLLRAGDGITERSNSAAPLGPSVVFTPVPVDEITAFYARHNLPAKVLIPERIGKQAERLALERGWELGPEIIVMTRDLTDLPQADEGAAFRIDAQPDRDWLDLYHFRGQPLPEQALNLLREKINGHMGFGRLLAPSGETIAITRGTITTAGSTQYLGYSAVEVASAYRHQGFGTQLGIHMLAWGAQSGATKAYLQVIASNAAGIGLYEKLGFVEHHRHRYASIA